Part of the Gemmatimonadaceae bacterium genome, TGAAGGCCAGTGCGCGGAAGAGCTCCGGGAAGCGGAGGTCGTAGCAGACACTCAGGCCGACGCGCAGGCCGGCACCCAGCACCGACACGGGCGCGCTGCCTGCCTCGAGCACGGTGCCCTCATCGTACGACGCGTCCCCGTCGGCGAAGGCGAACAGGTGCATCTTGTCATAGCGTGCGGCGAGGGTCCCGTCGGGGCCGAACAGCAGGCTCGCATTCCGCACCCGGTCGGTGCCGGCGGCCAGGATCGGCACCGTCCCGCCCAGCAGCCAGACGGCATGGCGGCGCGCGAGCCCCGCCAGCGCCTGCTGGATCGGCCCGTCGCCCGCCCGCTCCGCGATCTCACGGCGGCCGGCGTCGTCGGTGCCCATGCGGCAGAAGTACTCCGGCAGGGAGATGAACGTTGCCCCGCGCGCGGCGGCCTGCGCGACCAGGTGCGCGGCCGTCGCGAGGTTGTCGGCCACGTCGGCGGACGAGACCATCTGGATGGCAGCGAGCGTCGGCATCCACCAAGCCTATCGGGGCGTGGCCGCGGAGGGGAGCGAGACCGGGCGCGCTTGACCTCCGCGGTGCCGGCGGTGTTCGTTCGCGATGCACTCATTCCGCCAGACCGCCGTCACCGCCCTGCTCGTGCTGCTCACCGCCTGCGGCGGTGGCTCCGACAACGGTGGCGTCACGCCGCCTCCCGTCGTGCCACCGGTGGTGACGCCCCCGGTGCTCGGGCAGGCCTACACCCCCAGCGGCCACGCCGCCGCCGGCGACGTGTTCGTGCACATGTTCGAGTGGCGCTGGCCGGACCTGGCACGCGAGTGCGAACAGTGGCTGGGCCCGCGCGGATACAAGGCGGTGCAGATCTCCCCGCCATCCGAGCACGCGATCATCCGCAACGCGGGCGCGTTCTTCCCGTGGTGGCAGCGCTACCAGACCGTGAGCTACAAGCTGGACCAGTCCCGGTCGGGCACGGAGGCAGAGCTCCGCGACATGGTGACGCGATGCAAGGCGGTGGGAGTGGACGTGTACGCCGACGTGGTGATCAACCACATGACCGCCGGCAGCGGCACCGGGAGCGCGGGCACGGTCTACACGAAGTACAGCTACCCGCCGGTGCCCTACTCGCCCATCGACTTCCACAGTGCCTGCGGCATCGACTCCTACGCGGTGGCGTCACAGGTCCAGAACTGCGAACTGGTCGGTCTCGCCGACCTCGAGACCGCGTCGGAGGGTGTGCGCGACCGGATCGCCGCCT contains:
- a CDS encoding carbon-nitrogen hydrolase family protein yields the protein MPTLAAIQMVSSADVADNLATAAHLVAQAAARGATFISLPEYFCRMGTDDAGRREIAERAGDGPIQQALAGLARRHAVWLLGGTVPILAAGTDRVRNASLLFGPDGTLAARYDKMHLFAFADGDASYDEGTVLEAGSAPVSVLGAGLRVGLSVCYDLRFPELFRALAFTPGQPPLDLICAPSAFTHATGERHWELLLRARAVENQCYVLAAAQGGVHADGRRTWGHSMIVDPWGDVVACVEEGEGIALAPFDSERMHAIRRRLPALVHRRL